ACAGCTTTTACATCGCGCAGGGCGAAAAGCGTTACGAACACGCCATCGTCATGCCAGGGGTACGCGGCAAGATCGAAGATCGCGATGGACGCGTGCTCGCCACCAGTCTGCCGATGCGCACCATCTGGGCAGTGCCGGCCGAAGTGCCGGACGACCTGTCCGACAGCGACATTCAGAAAGCCAGCAAGCTGCTGGACATCCCTGTCAAGGAATTGCGCGCCAAGCTCATCGGCGAGAAAAAATTCGTCTACGTGAAGCGTCAGGTGTCGCCGGAGATCGGCAAGCAGGTCGAGGCACTGGGTATTCCTGGCGTCTATGAAAGCAGCGAGTTCAAGCGCTTTTATCCGGAAGGTGATGTCGCGGCGCACGTTGTGGGCTTCACGAACGTCGAGGACAAGGGTCAGGAAGGCATGGAGCTTGGCGAGGAGTCGTTGCTCGAAGGCACGGCGGGCGTGCGTCGCGTCATCAAGGACCGCATCGGGCGCACCATTCAGGACCTCGACGACTCCAGCCCGCCGCGCGACGGCAAGGACATTCGTCTGACGCTGGACACCCGCGTGCAGTACATCGCCTACGAGGCATTGAAGAATGCGGTGGATCGCACTGGCGCGAAGGCGGCCATGGCAGTCGTCATCGACGCGAAAAGCGGGCAGGTGCTGGCGCTGGCGAATTTGCCGACGTACAACCCGAACGACCGTGAGCATCTGACCGGCGAGCAGTTGCGTAACCGCGTGTTCACGGACGTCTTCGAGCCGGGTTCGATTCTCAAGCCGTTCACCATGGCGTTGGCGCTGGATCTGCATCGGCTCACACCGGCCACGCCCATCGACACCGGCCCGGGCCGTTATGTATTCGAAGGTGCGACGATTACCGACGACAGTGCGAACGGTGTGCTGACGGCGGCGGGCGTGATTCAGAAGTCGAGCAACATCGGCATGACCAAGGTATCGACGATGTTGCGGGCCGAAGAAATGTGGGACATGTTCACCGAGATCGGGTTGGGACAGCAGCCGAAACTCGGCTTTCCCGGCGCGGTCTCGGGGCGTCTGCGTCCGTACAAATCGTGGCGGCGGATCGAGCAGGCGACCATGGCGTACGGCTACGGGATTTCAGCATCGCTGTTCCAGTTGGCCCGCGCGTACACCATCTTCGCGAACGACGGTGTGCTCGTCCCCATCTCCATCATCAAACCCGACGCGCCCGTGCCGCCCGAAGGCGTGCGTGTGATCGATGCGCGCACGGCGGCCGAGATGCGCAAGATGCTGGCTGCGGTGGTCGACACGGGCGGAACGGCGACGACGGCTCAGGTGGCGGGTTACAGCATTGGCGGCAAGACCGGGACCGCGTACAAGGCCGGCGTGCGCGGTTACGATCATTCGAAGTATCGGGCATCGTTTGTAGGGATTGCGCCGTTGTCGGCGCCGCGTCTGGTAATTGCGGTGTCGGTCGACGAGCCCAAGGCGTCGCAGCACTTTGGGGGGCAGGCGGCTGGCCCGGCGTTCGCGGAGATTGCCTCGCAGGCCTTGCCTCTGCTTGGCATTCGGCCGGACCTGCCGGTACGGCCCGGGGTGATTCTGGCGGCACCGACCTCCGATACGCCGCCGGACGACAAGGCGCCGCACGGTTGACGGCTTCGAATAAAAAAGGCGGCCCGGATATTCCGAGGCCGCCTTTTCACTTGCCTGAAACAACCAGACAAGTCCGGGAACTTACATGCCCGGCATCATCAGCGAGTTGGCGTTGTGCATGATCCACAGCGAGCCGACGAGCACGATGGCCACGATCAGCACCGTGAACAGGAACGCCATCACATTCCAGCGCTGTTCCGACGAACGGTCCATGTGCAGGAAGTAGATCAGGTGGACGATGATCTGCACGAGGGCTGCGCCGAGGATCAGGGGCAGCACCGTCGACGGCGGCATCGTGCCATCCATCACCAGCTTGAACGGCACGACCGTCAGGATCACTGCGAGCACGAAACCGATCAGGTACGACTTCACGCTGCCGTGGCTGCCACCGGCCGCATTGTGGCCAGCTTCGTGGCCGTGCGATTGCACCGATTTGCTATTGCTCATTTACATCGCTCCCATCAGGTAGACGACCGTGAACACGCCGATCCAGACCACGTCCAGAAAGTGCCAGAACAGCGAGAGGCACTGAAGACGCGTGGTGTTGGTCGAGCTCAGGCCTTTCTTGGCGATCTGGTACATCAGGACCGCCATCCACAGCAGCCCCGAGGCCACGTGCAGACCGTGAGTTGCCACCAGGGCGAAGAACGACGACAGGAAACCGCTACGGTTCGGGCCTGCGCCTTCGAGAATCAGGTGGTGGAATTCGTACAGTTCCATCGCGATAAACGCGGCACCCAGAATCCACGTGATGGCGAGCCAGCCCATCACGGCGCCCTTTTTGCCGTTGTGCAGGCCGATCATGGCGAAGCCATAGGTGATCGACGAGAACAGCAGGATGAACGTTTCGACCAGCACGAACTTCAGGTCGAACAATTCCTTACCCGTGGGGCCGCCCGCCGTTGCGTCACGCAGCACGGCAAACGTGGCAAACAAGCTGGCGAACAGCACCAGGTCGGTCATCAGGTACACCCAGAAACCGAAGATCGTGTTGCCTCCGGTGTCGTGGTGCGCGTGGTCATGCGCATGCGCATCGGCATGCGCGCCAGTGTGTTTGAGAACTTCGCTCGTCATGATTAAGCCTTTGCTGCTGCGGCCAGTGCCTGATGGTGAGCCGATTCGATGGCCACCACTTCCGGCGACTGCACGTAGTAGTCGATCGAATCGTTGTTGCTGCGGCAGATGAACGTCACGATCATGCCCACGAAGCCAACGATGGCGAGCCACCAGATGTGCCAGATCGCGGCGAAACCGAACACCAGCGAGAACGCACTGATGATGAAACCGGCGCCGGTGTTCTTCGGCATGTGAATCGGGGCGTAGCTCGTCTTCAGATCGCTCTTGATGCCGTGTTCCTTGCGATAGGCCAGTTCGTCGATGTCATGCACGCGCGGCTCTTCGGCAAAGTTGTAGAACTGCGGCGGCGAAGACGTCATCCACTCCAGCGTACGGCCGTTCCAGGGATCGCCCGTCGTGTCGGCCAGCGCCTTGCGGTTCTTGATCGACACGACCAGTTGCAGCACCTGGAAGCCGATACCCGCGGCGATGAACAGTGCACCGATGAGTGCAGCGATCAGCCAGGGTTGCCATTCCGGATTGCTGTAGTGGTTCAGACGACGGGTCATGCCCATCAGGCCCAGCACGTACAGCGGCATGAACGCGAGGTAGAAGCCGATCAGCCAGCACCAGAAGCTTGCCTTGCCCAGACGCTCGTCGAGCTTGAAGCCGAAAGCCTTCGGGAACCAGTAGTTCATACCGGCGATGTAACCGAACAGCACGCCACCGATGATCACGTTGTGGAAGTGGGCAATCAGGAACAGCGAGTTGTGCAGCACGAAGTCGGCGCCCGGCACGGCCAGCAGCACACCGGTCATACCGCCGATCACGAACGTGACGATGAAGCCCAGCGTCCACAGCACCGGCGTGGTCATTTGCACGCGACCGCGGTACATCGTGAACAGCCAGTTGAAGATCTTCACGCCGGTCGGGATCGAGATGATCATCGTCGCGATACCGAAGAAGGCGTTCACGCTCGCGCCCGAGCCCATCGTGAAGAAGTGGTGCGCCCACACGAGGAACGACAGCACCATGATCGCAGCCGTCGCGTACACCATCGACTTGTAGCCGAACAGCTTCTTGCCGGAGAACGTCGAGATGATTTCCGAGAAGATACCGAACGCCGGCAGAATCAGGATGTACACCTCCGGATGACCCCAGATCCAGATCAGGTTGATGTACATCATCGGGTTGCCGCCCAACTCATTCGTGAAGAAATGGAAGTCGAGGTAGCGATCCAGCGAGAGCAGAGCCAGCGTCACCGTCAGGACCGGGAACGCGGCGCACACCAGCACCATCGTGCACAGGGACGTCCACGTGAAGATCGGCATCTTCATCAGGTTCATGCCCGGCGCGCGCATCTTCAGAATCGTGACGACGAAGTTCACACCGGTGAGCAACGTCCCCAACCCTGAAATCTGCAAGGCCCAGATGTAGTAGTCCACCCCCACGCCAGGGCTGTATTGAATGCCCGAGAGCGGCGGGTAAGCCAGCCAGCCCGTGCGTGCGAATTCGCCCACGCCCAGCGACAGGTTCACCAGCGCGGCACCGGCCACGAACAGCCAGAACGACAGCGTGTTCAGGAACGGAAACGCCACGTCGCGTGCGCCGATTTGCAGCGGCACCACGAGGTTCACGAGCCCCGTCATGAACGGCATCGCCACGAAGAAGATCATGATCACGCCGTGAGCCGTG
This is a stretch of genomic DNA from Pandoraea faecigallinarum. It encodes these proteins:
- the cyoB gene encoding cytochrome o ubiquinol oxidase subunit I, encoding MFGKLTLEAIPYHEPIIVGAVGMMVLGGLGIIALLTYFGKWKYLWNEWVTSVDHKKIGVMYVLVALVMLLRGFADAMMMRTQLALAHNSGGILPPDHYDQIFTAHGVIMIFFVAMPFMTGLVNLVVPLQIGARDVAFPFLNTLSFWLFVAGAALVNLSLGVGEFARTGWLAYPPLSGIQYSPGVGVDYYIWALQISGLGTLLTGVNFVVTILKMRAPGMNLMKMPIFTWTSLCTMVLVCAAFPVLTVTLALLSLDRYLDFHFFTNELGGNPMMYINLIWIWGHPEVYILILPAFGIFSEIISTFSGKKLFGYKSMVYATAAIMVLSFLVWAHHFFTMGSGASVNAFFGIATMIISIPTGVKIFNWLFTMYRGRVQMTTPVLWTLGFIVTFVIGGMTGVLLAVPGADFVLHNSLFLIAHFHNVIIGGVLFGYIAGMNYWFPKAFGFKLDERLGKASFWCWLIGFYLAFMPLYVLGLMGMTRRLNHYSNPEWQPWLIAALIGALFIAAGIGFQVLQLVVSIKNRKALADTTGDPWNGRTLEWMTSSPPQFYNFAEEPRVHDIDELAYRKEHGIKSDLKTSYAPIHMPKNTGAGFIISAFSLVFGFAAIWHIWWLAIVGFVGMIVTFICRSNNDSIDYYVQSPEVVAIESAHHQALAAAAKA
- a CDS encoding cytochrome o ubiquinol oxidase subunit IV, with the translated sequence MSNSKSVQSHGHEAGHNAAGGSHGSVKSYLIGFVLAVILTVVPFKLVMDGTMPPSTVLPLILGAALVQIIVHLIYFLHMDRSSEQRWNVMAFLFTVLIVAIVLVGSLWIMHNANSLMMPGM
- a CDS encoding peptidoglycan D,D-transpeptidase FtsI family protein; protein product: MQKNRQPKDVTFAASPVLQSRMSLWRSKFVVIVITLAFIGLVVRAFWIAGPGNSFYIAQGEKRYEHAIVMPGVRGKIEDRDGRVLATSLPMRTIWAVPAEVPDDLSDSDIQKASKLLDIPVKELRAKLIGEKKFVYVKRQVSPEIGKQVEALGIPGVYESSEFKRFYPEGDVAAHVVGFTNVEDKGQEGMELGEESLLEGTAGVRRVIKDRIGRTIQDLDDSSPPRDGKDIRLTLDTRVQYIAYEALKNAVDRTGAKAAMAVVIDAKSGQVLALANLPTYNPNDREHLTGEQLRNRVFTDVFEPGSILKPFTMALALDLHRLTPATPIDTGPGRYVFEGATITDDSANGVLTAAGVIQKSSNIGMTKVSTMLRAEEMWDMFTEIGLGQQPKLGFPGAVSGRLRPYKSWRRIEQATMAYGYGISASLFQLARAYTIFANDGVLVPISIIKPDAPVPPEGVRVIDARTAAEMRKMLAAVVDTGGTATTAQVAGYSIGGKTGTAYKAGVRGYDHSKYRASFVGIAPLSAPRLVIAVSVDEPKASQHFGGQAAGPAFAEIASQALPLLGIRPDLPVRPGVILAAPTSDTPPDDKAPHG
- a CDS encoding cytochrome o ubiquinol oxidase subunit III, translated to MTSEVLKHTGAHADAHAHDHAHHDTGGNTIFGFWVYLMTDLVLFASLFATFAVLRDATAGGPTGKELFDLKFVLVETFILLFSSITYGFAMIGLHNGKKGAVMGWLAITWILGAAFIAMELYEFHHLILEGAGPNRSGFLSSFFALVATHGLHVASGLLWMAVLMYQIAKKGLSSTNTTRLQCLSLFWHFLDVVWIGVFTVVYLMGAM